GCCGCCACGTAGTAGCCACCCGAGGCGGCGACGTTGCCGAGCGACGCGATGACGGGCTTGGTCGCGCGCAGCCGCTCGATCTCCTCGTAGATCTCCTGCGAGGGCGCCACACCGCCGCCGGGCGACTCGATGCGCACCACGACCGCGCCCACGCGCGCGTCCTTGGCGAGTGACGCCAGCGTGTCGCAGATGGGCTCGGCGTCGCTGATGACGCCCTGGACCTCCACGACCGCGACCACCGGCCCGAGCGTCAGACCGTCGCCCGTGAACCGCTCGACGATCGCCGCCGCGCCGACGAGGCCGAGGGCGATCAGCGTGAGAAAGCCGAGCCGTCGCAGCCAGGGCCGCCGTTGTGGCATCGCCGGTCGCCGCGCTTAGGCCTTGCCCTTGTCGCGCGCTTCGAGCTCGTCGCCGAACACGTCGGCCAACGAGAACTTGCCGCTCTCGCGCTCGCGCCGCAGGTAGGCGTCGACCTCGTCCCGCTCCTCGCTGCGCCGCAGCGCCTTGATCGAGAGGGCGATCCGCTTCTCGCGCGCGTCGACCTGCGTGACCTCGGCCTCGATCTCGTCGCCCACCTTGTAGATCGACGCGGGGCGATCGACCCGTTCGGTCGAGAGCTGGGAGACGTGGATGAGCCCCTCGACGCCCTCTTCGATCTGCGCGAAGACGCCGAAGTCGGTGACGCTGGTGACGGTGCCCCGCACGCGCGTCCCGGTCGGGTAGCGCTTCGGCACCGCCGCCCACGGATCTTCCGTGAGCTGCTTGATGCCGAGCGAGATGCGCTCGTTGTCGACGTCGATGCCGAGCACGACCGCTTCGACGTCGTCACCCTTCTTGAAGATCTCGGAGGGGTGCTTGATCTTCTTCGTCCAGTGCAGGTCGGAGACGTGCACGAGACCGTCGATGCCCTCGGTGAGCTCGACGAAGAGACCGAAGTCGGTGATGCTCTTCACCTTGCCCGAGATGCGGCTGCCGACCGGGTGGTTGATCCGGACCATCTCCCACGGATTCGGCTCGGTCTGCTTCAGGCCGAGCGAGATGCGCCGGTTCACGGCGTCGACGTCGAGCACCTGGACGTCGACCTCCTGGCCGACCTCGAGCACCTTCGAGGGGTGCGTCACGCGCTTGGTCCACGACATCTCGGAGACGTGGATCAGACCCTCGAGGCCCGGCTCCAGCTCGACGAAGGCGCCGTAGTCCGCGAGCGAGACGACCTTGCCGTGGATGCGGCTGCTGATCGGGAAGCGATCGGCGACGGTCGTCCAGGGGTCGGGCATGATCTGCTTCATGCCGAGCGAGACCCGTTCGCGTTCGGAGTCGTACTTGAGCACGACGACCTTCACCTTGTCGCCGACGTTCACGACCTCGGACGGATGCCCGACGCGCGCCCACGACATGTCGGTCACGTGCAGGAGCCCGTCGATGCCGCCCAGGTCGACGAAGGCGCCGTAGTCGGTGATGTTCTTCACCGTGCCTTCGAGGATGACGCCCTCTTCGAGCACCTTCAGCGTCTCGCCCTTCAGCTGCGTCCGCTCGCGCTCGAGCACCGAGCGCCGCGACACGACGACGTTGCCGCGCGAGCGGTTGAACTTGAGGATCGCGAAGCGCCCGCGCTGTCCGATGTAGCGGTCGAGGTTGCGCGCCGGGCGGATGTCCGCATGCGAGCCGGGGAGGAAGGCGGGCACGCCGATGTCGACCTTGAGGCCGCCCTTCACCTTCCCGACGATCATGCCCTCGACCGCACCCTCGGACTCGAAGGCGCGCTCGATGTCGCGCCAGACGACGAACTGCAGCGCCTTCGCGCGCGAGAGATGGATCTGTCCGGTGTCGGAATCCGTGCCTTCGAAGTAGACGTCGACGTTGTCGCCCTCATGAACCGCGAGCCCGCTCTCGCGGCTCGTGAATTCGTGCAGCGGAACTTCGCCCTCGCACTTGTAGCCAATGTCGATGGTCACCGTGTCGCGTCCGAGGCGCACGATGCGGCCGCTCACCACTTCGCCCGGCTTCGGGCTCTTCAGGCTTTGCTCGAAGAGGGCGGCGAAATCCTCTTCGGCGCCGGCCGGGTGGCCGGGCTTGTCGGTCCATTCGGGCATCAAACGGGTACCCCCTGTGCGCGGAAATGATCTGCAGGGCGCGGGCGCAACCGAGACCTCATAGCCCCGTCGTTCCGGGGATTCAAGGGCGAACGCTCGTCGTTCCCGCGGCTTAGCGCTCGGAGCCGTCCCGGGTCGCCACGAGGGGTCGCACCATCGCCTCGAGGCGGCCCACCACCGCATCGAGGGTCATCGTGGTCGTATCGAGGATGACGGCGTCCGCGGCGGGACGCAGCGGAGACGTCGCACGCTCACTGTCACGTCGATCGCGCTCCGTGATGGCCTCGGCCAGCGCCTCTTCGTCGACGTGCTCTCCCTGCGTGCGAAGATCGACGGCACGGCGGCGCGCCCGCTCGCGTGGCGCCGCGCTGAGAAACACCTTGACCGGGGCGTCGGGAAACACGACCGTGCCGATGTCGCGCCCTTCCATGACGCAATCGCCGGCGAGCCCCACGCGACGCTGTAGCGCCACCAGGCGCTCGCGCACCACCGGGCGGGTCGAGACCTTGGAGGCCCACTCGCCTGCGTCCCCCTCGCGAATGGCCCTACTCAGGTCCTGCCCGCCCACGACGATGCGCTCGCCAACCTCGTCGAAGGCGATCCCGTCCACGAGCCGCCGCAGCGCCTCGTCGTCGTCGGGAGCCACGCCCCGGTCGCGCGCCAGCACCCCCACGACCCGATACATCGCCCCCGTGTCGATGTGACGGAACCCGAGGCGGTCGGCGAGGGCGCGGCTGGCCGTCGACTTGCCGGCCCCCGCCGGCCCGTCGATCGCGACCACGATGGCCCCCGTACGGCGGGCGCTCACGCGCCCTCCCGATCCACCCCGGGTGCCGGCCGGCACCCGCCAACTGCGCCCGTGCGCCCGGCGCCTGCGGCGCCGTGCTCCGATGCGCGTCGGGCGCTCACGCGCCCTCCGGTGACAGCGCGTGCGCTTCGCACATCCGCACGACTGCCCCCGTGCGTCGAGCCGCTGCGCGGCCCTCCTCCGCTGGGCGTCGGGCGCTCACGCGCCCTCCACGACGCCGCCGAGGGCGGTGAGCTGGTCGAAGAAGCCGGGGAACGAAACGCCGGCGCAGTCGGGGTCGTCGATCACGATACCGTCGCGGCTGCGCAGGCCCGCGATCGCGAAGGCCATCGCGATGCGGTGATCACCGTGGGTCACGATCGATCCGCCGCCGAGCGTGCGCCGTGGATCACCTTGCACCGTGAATCCGTCCGGTCTCGTTTCGATCGATATGCCGAGGCTCCGGAGCTGCTCGAGTGCACCGATGCGGTCGCTCTCCTTCACGCGCAGCTCGGCGGCACCCTCGACCCGTGTCTCCCCGTCGGCGAAAGCACCCGCGACCGCCAGGATCGGGAGCTCGTCGATCGCGCCCGGCACCTCGTGCGCCGCGATCGTCGTGCCGTGTAGCTCGGCGGCGCGCACGACGAGATCGGCGTGTGGCTCGCCGGCCTCTTGGCCCGCGCGGTCGAGATCGATCCGGGCGCCCATCCGGCGCAGGATCTCGACGGCACCGATGCGGAGCGGATTCGTCCCGACGTGCCGAACCCGCAGCTCCGAACCCGGCGTCAGCAACGCGGCCACGAGGAAGAACGCTGCCGACGAGGGATCTCCCGGCACGGCGATCGTGAGCGGCCGAAGCGGCGCCCCGCCGCCGACGCTCACCTGCCGTCCCTCACTCGCGACCTCTACGCCCATGTGGCGAAGCATGCGCTCGGTGTGGTCGCGGGTCGGGAGCGGCTCGGTGACCATGGTCCGCCCGCGCGCGCGCAGGCCTGCCAGCAGGATCGCCGACTTCACCTGCGCGCTCGCGACCGCGAGCGTGTGGTCGGCGGCGTGCAGCGCGCGACCTTCGATGCGGAGCGGCGCGCGGCCGTCGCCCGGCTCGCTCGTGATCACGGCACC
This sequence is a window from Candidatus Eisenbacteria bacterium. Protein-coding genes within it:
- a CDS encoding 30S ribosomal protein S1 — its product is MPEWTDKPGHPAGAEEDFAALFEQSLKSPKPGEVVSGRIVRLGRDTVTIDIGYKCEGEVPLHEFTSRESGLAVHEGDNVDVYFEGTDSDTGQIHLSRAKALQFVVWRDIERAFESEGAVEGMIVGKVKGGLKVDIGVPAFLPGSHADIRPARNLDRYIGQRGRFAILKFNRSRGNVVVSRRSVLERERTQLKGETLKVLEEGVILEGTVKNITDYGAFVDLGGIDGLLHVTDMSWARVGHPSEVVNVGDKVKVVVLKYDSERERVSLGMKQIMPDPWTTVADRFPISSRIHGKVVSLADYGAFVELEPGLEGLIHVSEMSWTKRVTHPSKVLEVGQEVDVQVLDVDAVNRRISLGLKQTEPNPWEMVRINHPVGSRISGKVKSITDFGLFVELTEGIDGLVHVSDLHWTKKIKHPSEIFKKGDDVEAVVLGIDVDNERISLGIKQLTEDPWAAVPKRYPTGTRVRGTVTSVTDFGVFAQIEEGVEGLIHVSQLSTERVDRPASIYKVGDEIEAEVTQVDAREKRIALSIKALRRSEERDEVDAYLRRERESGKFSLADVFGDELEARDKGKA
- the cmk gene encoding (d)CMP kinase; the encoded protein is MSARRTGAIVVAIDGPAGAGKSTASRALADRLGFRHIDTGAMYRVVGVLARDRGVAPDDDEALRRLVDGIAFDEVGERIVVGGQDLSRAIREGDAGEWASKVSTRPVVRERLVALQRRVGLAGDCVMEGRDIGTVVFPDAPVKVFLSAAPRERARRRAVDLRTQGEHVDEEALAEAITERDRRDSERATSPLRPAADAVILDTTTMTLDAVVGRLEAMVRPLVATRDGSER
- the aroA gene encoding 3-phosphoshikimate 1-carboxyvinyltransferase — translated: ALLFGAIARGTTTITGFQGGRDNRATLAACRALGVAIAERGETLTISGSGFGGLRAAAGDIDCENSGTTMRLLTGVLAGRPFTSRLTGDASLLRRPMRRVIEPLSRMGAVITSEPGDGRAPLRIEGRALHAADHTLAVASAQVKSAILLAGLRARGRTMVTEPLPTRDHTERMLRHMGVEVASEGRQVSVGGGAPLRPLTIAVPGDPSSAAFFLVAALLTPGSELRVRHVGTNPLRIGAVEILRRMGARIDLDRAGQEAGEPHADLVVRAAELHGTTIAAHEVPGAIDELPILAVAGAFADGETRVEGAAELRVKESDRIGALEQLRSLGISIETRPDGFTVQGDPRRTLGGGSIVTHGDHRIAMAFAIAGLRSRDGIVIDDPDCAGVSFPGFFDQLTALGGVVEGA